In one window of Marispirochaeta aestuarii DNA:
- a CDS encoding ABC transporter permease, with protein MKFIKISVFPLLLTGIYLLICRFDIVNPYLIPRPGQLITALLSLTGRGILQHHIAVSLQRVFAGFFLTLLFALPMALFFHFYRRISAFLLGTLHFLRNTPPLAMVPLLILWFGIGEASKLVLIIMASFFPVFLNTLSGLQQVDSRLIEMGDTLELNRWEKIIHILLPEALPTVLTGMRLSFGYSWRALIGAEMIAASSGLGYMILDAQELARTDIVFIGILAIGLSGLLLDILFQRVIQHIFPWIPGEVI; from the coding sequence ATGAAGTTCATAAAAATCTCAGTTTTTCCTCTGCTTCTGACAGGCATTTACCTGCTGATCTGCCGCTTCGATATTGTCAATCCCTACCTGATCCCCCGGCCCGGGCAGCTTATCACCGCGCTGCTCTCGTTAACAGGCAGGGGCATCCTGCAGCACCACATTGCCGTATCTCTGCAGAGGGTCTTCGCAGGATTTTTTCTGACCCTTCTTTTTGCCCTCCCCATGGCCCTGTTCTTCCACTTTTACCGTCGAATATCCGCCTTCCTTCTGGGTACCCTCCATTTCCTCAGAAACACCCCTCCCCTGGCTATGGTTCCCCTTCTTATACTCTGGTTCGGTATCGGGGAGGCATCAAAACTGGTCCTGATAATCATGGCCAGTTTTTTTCCTGTTTTTCTCAATACCCTCAGCGGTCTTCAGCAGGTGGATTCCAGGCTGATAGAAATGGGGGACACCCTGGAACTGAACAGATGGGAAAAAATCATCCACATCCTTCTACCCGAGGCCCTTCCAACGGTACTGACGGGCATGCGCCTCTCCTTCGGATACAGCTGGCGCGCCCTGATCGGAGCGGAGATGATAGCGGCATCCAGCGGACTGGGATACATGATTCTGGATGCCCAGGAACTGGCCAGAACCGACATCGTCTTTATCGGGATTCTGGCCATCGGGCTCTCCGGTCTGCTGCTGGACATCCTTTTCCAGCGTGTTATTCAGCATATCTTTCCCTGGATTCCCGGTGAGGTGATATGA
- a CDS encoding MATE family efflux transporter has protein sequence MPGSTQRATLTSGDPGSQVFGMAVPMLAGILGMVAFNLADTYFVGRLGTIPLAAMSFTFPLVFVVNSIALGLGVGTSTLVSRAIGSGDDGEVRRIVTSALMFAFFLVVILVSLLRPLLEPIFISLGADQQTLPYILDYMNIWLFGMPFVVFPMLGNNALRATGDTRTPALIMIIGATMNVIIDPLLIFGPGPFPVMGIKGAALATVIGRATTLSISMTIISRRERMIGFHGLRPAVILGIWKRLIFVGLPAMATNMIMPVSVGIITRLISVYGPAAVAGFGVASRIETFVLAFMRALASVIVPFVGQNSAAREYGRSVQGLRAASLYSMLWGLLWVAAVILGRHQIAGIFSDNPEVVEVTSLYLLIVTASYGFHGVLLIVSSGFNGLNRPLRSAMVSLTRMFLLYIPLALFLRYLFGVAGIFGAAFLANVAGGIFSYLWIMHSIHEEEERYIQSQ, from the coding sequence ATGCCCGGTTCTACTCAACGAGCAACACTCACCAGCGGTGATCCCGGTTCTCAGGTATTTGGAATGGCAGTTCCCATGCTGGCGGGAATCCTCGGGATGGTTGCATTTAACCTGGCGGATACCTATTTTGTCGGCCGTCTGGGAACAATTCCCCTGGCGGCGATGAGCTTTACCTTTCCCCTGGTCTTTGTGGTCAACAGCATTGCCCTGGGGCTCGGTGTCGGTACCTCCACCCTGGTTTCCAGGGCAATTGGTTCGGGGGATGATGGAGAAGTCCGGCGCATCGTTACCAGCGCGCTGATGTTTGCCTTTTTTCTGGTTGTTATACTTGTCTCTCTGCTTCGTCCCCTCCTGGAACCCATCTTCATTTCCCTCGGGGCTGACCAGCAAACCCTGCCTTATATTCTCGATTACATGAATATATGGCTATTCGGCATGCCTTTTGTCGTATTCCCGATGCTGGGGAATAACGCCCTCCGGGCCACCGGAGACACACGGACTCCCGCCCTGATCATGATCATCGGAGCGACGATGAACGTTATCATCGACCCTCTGCTGATCTTCGGCCCTGGTCCGTTTCCGGTGATGGGAATAAAGGGTGCGGCCCTGGCCACCGTAATCGGCCGGGCGACCACACTCAGCATCTCCATGACGATTATCTCCCGCAGGGAAAGGATGATCGGTTTCCACGGTCTTCGTCCTGCTGTGATTCTCGGGATCTGGAAACGCCTTATTTTTGTGGGGCTTCCGGCAATGGCGACCAATATGATCATGCCTGTCTCTGTGGGGATTATTACCCGCCTGATATCCGTTTACGGACCTGCTGCGGTTGCCGGCTTCGGTGTAGCCTCGAGGATTGAGACCTTCGTGCTCGCGTTCATGCGTGCCCTGGCCTCGGTAATAGTCCCTTTTGTCGGCCAGAACTCCGCAGCCCGGGAGTACGGACGTTCCGTACAGGGACTTCGGGCGGCCTCGCTTTACTCCATGCTGTGGGGCCTTCTATGGGTTGCCGCGGTTATTCTGGGCAGGCATCAGATAGCGGGGATTTTCTCGGACAATCCGGAAGTTGTTGAGGTTACGTCCCTGTACCTGTTGATTGTAACGGCGAGTTACGGTTTTCACGGGGTTCTGCTGATTGTCAGCTCCGGTTTCAACGGCCTGAACAGACCTTTGAGGTCCGCCATGGTAAGCCTTACCCGGATGTTTCTGCTGTATATTCCCCTGGCTCTTTTTCTGCGATATCTTTTCGGTGTGGCGGGGATCTTCGGGGCTGCTTTTCTGGCCAATGTCGCCGGCGGTATTTTCTCCTACCTGTGGATAATGCACAGCATACATGAAGAGGAAGAGCGCTATATTCAATCTCAGTGA
- a CDS encoding ABC transporter ATP-binding protein, with product MKGCTLSNVSKSFNLDGKKVRALKGINLSIPRGGFVSLVGYSGCGKSTLLKIIIGLLPADEGSVTFTGMEGRSGIVFQEPRLIASRNVEKNIALALRHEKDPETRKRIIRDILQMLALTPFRKAYPWQLSGGMAQRTALGRALCRQPELLLMDEAFGALDALTRARLQDELIRIYLKRGITVLFVTHDVAEAAYLGNRVLVMRKAQIVDDIPVPLSYPRSRISPELLSIQERILASMARNREREDAEKYIHEE from the coding sequence ATGAAGGGTTGTACTCTCAGCAACGTCTCGAAAAGTTTTAACCTTGACGGAAAAAAGGTGCGGGCCCTGAAGGGAATCAATCTCTCCATACCCAGGGGAGGCTTTGTTTCCCTGGTCGGCTACAGCGGCTGCGGAAAGAGCACCCTTCTTAAAATCATTATTGGCCTGCTCCCGGCGGATGAGGGCTCGGTCACGTTTACCGGCATGGAGGGACGAAGCGGAATTGTTTTTCAGGAACCCAGGCTCATTGCCTCAAGGAATGTGGAAAAGAATATCGCCCTCGCCCTCAGGCACGAAAAGGATCCCGAAACCAGAAAGAGAATCATACGGGATATACTCCAGATGCTGGCGCTTACCCCCTTCAGAAAGGCCTACCCCTGGCAGCTCTCCGGAGGAATGGCCCAGCGGACAGCCCTTGGCAGGGCCCTCTGCCGACAGCCGGAATTACTGCTCATGGATGAAGCCTTCGGAGCCCTGGACGCCTTGACCAGGGCCCGTCTGCAGGATGAACTGATTCGAATCTACCTGAAGCGTGGAATTACCGTCCTCTTCGTTACCCATGACGTTGCCGAAGCAGCATATCTGGGCAATAGAGTTCTTGTCATGCGGAAAGCGCAGATAGTCGACGATATACCCGTTCCCCTTTCATATCCCCGAAGCAGGATTTCACCTGAACTCCTGTCAATACAGGAGAGGATTCTCGCATCCATGGCCCGAAACAGGGAACGTGAAGATGCGGAAAAATATATTCACGAGGAGTAA
- a CDS encoding methyl-accepting chemotaxis protein: protein MIRKLKALYADRGIVVRTRVPGVFFVLVLICAVLPVALVNDIIVGDYTSFGLVFTIWLTMVFSLFMLFRGHYRFASNFPLVIALLGMTALSMLLDFESSYQVHTVMFYMVLPLVLSLVVSESEWHTLATGILGFAVVVFTAMMLLAPALGGLNPDMADRIVVGSVIYLLMLMFAFRTARASRQAMLVLEENNRKIEDSLRGIRSVVYEAGDNSEVVASMSRDFQQSRTDLEQISDHIGLLNERTRALLDSVSRVKTLSDRTGSKAASFIPQVQEQNTFVQETTASVNEMAASLNSVAGISGAKKDVAEKLMITSKEGMEQLDDTNKAFEHVNRQMEDLMEINSIVGSIASQTNILSMNAAIEAAHAGDAGRGFAVVADEIRKLAMSVAENSTTIDSTLKSLMTSLKATVENAEKLNQVMASIYSGNQEVLEAFQEIAGSTRELSLAGTEIMNAMQSLQDGSVIINEGSQEIGNDQNEIGRNVTAIESMVTDITSASEVVSGSVQSIQGAVQHLDGIINETARRTASLHRSIKELSGESGEPGRQL, encoded by the coding sequence ATGATCAGGAAGCTGAAGGCTTTATATGCAGATAGAGGGATTGTGGTACGGACCAGGGTCCCCGGGGTATTTTTTGTCCTTGTACTGATATGTGCCGTTTTGCCGGTGGCCCTGGTTAACGATATTATCGTCGGGGATTACACAAGCTTTGGACTTGTTTTTACAATCTGGCTGACCATGGTTTTTTCACTTTTCATGCTCTTTCGAGGGCATTACCGCTTCGCCAGCAACTTTCCCCTTGTAATCGCCCTGCTGGGAATGACGGCGCTTTCTATGCTGCTGGATTTCGAGTCGAGTTACCAGGTTCATACGGTTATGTTCTACATGGTCCTTCCTCTTGTACTTTCTCTTGTTGTCAGCGAGTCCGAGTGGCATACCCTGGCTACGGGTATCCTGGGCTTTGCCGTCGTGGTATTTACGGCCATGATGCTGCTGGCTCCTGCCCTTGGGGGTCTGAATCCCGACATGGCGGACCGTATTGTGGTGGGTTCGGTAATCTATCTGCTCATGCTCATGTTCGCTTTCCGGACCGCCCGGGCTTCCCGGCAGGCGATGCTGGTACTGGAGGAGAACAACAGAAAGATAGAAGACTCCCTGCGGGGAATCCGCTCGGTGGTCTACGAAGCTGGTGACAACAGCGAAGTCGTGGCATCCATGAGCAGGGACTTCCAGCAGTCCAGAACCGACCTCGAACAGATATCAGATCATATCGGACTCCTGAATGAACGTACCCGGGCCCTGCTGGACAGCGTCTCCCGGGTCAAGACCTTGAGCGACAGAACAGGCAGCAAGGCCGCATCCTTTATTCCCCAGGTACAGGAACAGAACACCTTTGTCCAGGAGACCACAGCATCTGTAAATGAAATGGCCGCCTCCCTCAATTCCGTGGCCGGCATATCCGGAGCCAAGAAAGATGTCGCCGAGAAGCTGATGATTACCAGTAAAGAAGGCATGGAACAGCTGGATGATACCAACAAGGCCTTTGAACATGTAAACCGGCAAATGGAAGATCTTATGGAGATCAACAGTATCGTCGGTTCCATCGCTTCCCAGACGAATATTCTCTCCATGAATGCCGCCATCGAAGCCGCTCATGCGGGAGATGCGGGCAGAGGCTTCGCCGTCGTAGCTGACGAGATCCGTAAACTCGCCATGTCAGTGGCTGAAAACAGTACCACCATCGACTCGACCCTCAAGAGCCTTATGACATCCCTGAAAGCGACCGTGGAAAATGCGGAAAAATTGAATCAGGTGATGGCCTCCATCTACTCGGGAAACCAGGAGGTCCTGGAGGCCTTCCAGGAGATCGCCGGGTCAACCCGTGAGTTGAGTCTTGCCGGAACGGAGATCATGAATGCAATGCAGTCCCTTCAGGACGGTTCGGTGATAATAAACGAAGGCTCCCAGGAGATCGGGAATGACCAGAACGAAATCGGCCGCAATGTGACTGCCATAGAATCCATGGTAACCGATATAACCTCCGCTTCCGAGGTTGTAAGCGGATCGGTACAGAGCATTCAGGGGGCTGTGCAGCACCTGGACGGCATAATCAACGAGACCGCCCGGCGTACTGCGTCCCTCCACCGTTCCATAAAGGAGCTCTCCGGGGAGTCCGGAGAGCCCGGCAGACAGCTTTAA
- a CDS encoding ZIP family metal transporter → MFEWLSGFSPVTQALFATLFTWSVTALGAAMVFFFKSVEKKYLDGMLGFAAGVMTAASFWSLLAPAIDLSEEMGLIIWVPPLVGFLAGGVFLRLIDLVLPHLHMGEDIEQAEGLHTQWKKSILLVLAITLHNIPEGLAVGVAFGAVAAGIPSASMAGAVALAMGIGLQNFPEGTAISVPLRREGLSRGKAFFYGQLSGIVEPMAGVLGAALVLWMRPILPYALAFAAGAMIFVVVEEAIPESQNSGNTHIATLGAMLGFAIMMSLDVALG, encoded by the coding sequence ATGTTTGAATGGCTTTCAGGTTTCAGCCCGGTTACCCAGGCACTTTTTGCGACCCTTTTCACCTGGTCTGTTACCGCCCTCGGCGCTGCAATGGTCTTCTTTTTTAAATCGGTGGAGAAAAAGTATCTCGATGGCATGCTTGGGTTCGCCGCCGGGGTTATGACCGCTGCAAGTTTCTGGTCGCTGCTGGCGCCGGCCATCGATTTATCCGAAGAGATGGGACTGATCATCTGGGTCCCGCCTCTTGTGGGGTTTCTTGCAGGCGGTGTTTTTCTCCGTCTCATTGATCTCGTGCTCCCTCATCTGCACATGGGTGAGGATATAGAACAGGCTGAGGGGCTCCATACCCAATGGAAAAAAAGCATCCTCCTCGTACTGGCGATTACACTGCACAATATACCCGAGGGACTGGCCGTAGGAGTCGCCTTCGGTGCCGTAGCCGCCGGCATACCCTCCGCCTCCATGGCCGGAGCCGTCGCCCTCGCCATGGGAATCGGACTGCAGAACTTTCCCGAAGGAACGGCCATCTCCGTACCCCTGCGAAGGGAAGGACTGTCCAGGGGGAAGGCCTTCTTCTACGGCCAGCTTTCAGGCATTGTTGAACCCATGGCAGGGGTTCTGGGGGCGGCCCTTGTGCTGTGGATGCGGCCGATCCTGCCCTATGCACTGGCCTTTGCCGCAGGGGCCATGATTTTTGTCGTGGTGGAGGAGGCGATCCCGGAATCCCAGAATTCAGGGAATACCCACATTGCAACCCTGGGTGCAATGCTCGGCTTTGCCATTATGATGAGCCTGGACGTGGCACTGGGATAA
- a CDS encoding ABC transporter substrate-binding protein: MRKIICAVLVLSVVSSICFAGGEAEKPLEAINVSYVKSPFNLPQIIMKKRGMLDKAFAEEGIRVGYHAIESGSQQAQAMAAGSLDIGGVMNTTSVLLATAAGNDVRIISGFSRPEGIFAIVSADPSITGIRDLQGKKAGGPKGTVLHQLLAAAMESQGLDISDLEFLQMSIPQASTAMLAGHLDAALLAGSILIQARNSGAHVVVTAEGLVSPKLVICARGGFLESHPEAVDLYLQIHREALAWMKANEEEALRIGAEEQGISLDDARILYEWTRFTDRLIPEDLETMRDDIRFMLQNGMLTRETAPENCIAPFALP; encoded by the coding sequence ATGCGAAAGATCATCTGTGCTGTTCTTGTACTGTCTGTTGTATCTTCAATCTGTTTCGCCGGCGGGGAAGCGGAGAAACCCCTGGAAGCGATTAACGTCTCCTACGTAAAATCCCCTTTCAATCTGCCGCAGATAATCATGAAAAAGCGGGGAATGCTGGACAAGGCATTCGCTGAGGAGGGAATCCGGGTAGGCTATCACGCGATAGAATCCGGGTCGCAGCAGGCCCAGGCCATGGCTGCGGGCTCGCTGGATATAGGCGGGGTCATGAATACCACCTCGGTGCTTCTGGCGACGGCCGCCGGAAACGATGTACGCATAATCTCCGGTTTCAGCCGTCCGGAAGGGATCTTTGCCATTGTCAGCGCGGATCCGTCGATTACAGGGATCCGGGATCTGCAGGGAAAAAAGGCAGGAGGGCCCAAGGGAACAGTCCTTCATCAACTGCTGGCGGCCGCCATGGAATCGCAGGGCCTGGATATTTCTGACCTGGAGTTCCTCCAGATGTCCATTCCCCAGGCCTCCACGGCTATGCTGGCCGGACACCTGGACGCTGCCCTGCTGGCGGGGAGCATTCTGATACAGGCCCGAAACAGCGGCGCCCATGTTGTCGTTACCGCCGAAGGACTCGTAAGTCCGAAACTGGTCATATGCGCCCGGGGAGGATTTCTTGAGTCCCATCCTGAAGCCGTGGATCTCTATTTACAAATACACAGGGAAGCCCTTGCCTGGATGAAGGCGAATGAAGAGGAGGCCCTCCGGATCGGCGCAGAGGAACAGGGGATATCCCTGGATGATGCCAGGATACTCTACGAGTGGACTCGTTTTACCGACAGGCTGATCCCTGAGGATCTGGAAACAATGAGAGACGATATCAGGTTCATGCTGCAGAACGGGATGCTCACCAGAGAGACGGCCCCCGAAAACTGCATAGCCCCCTTTGCCCTGCCTTAA
- a CDS encoding glycoside hydrolase family 88/105 protein encodes MNTNLMNEFTRQYMKAEGKWFDLRWHYVPGCIMKSYLDLYEVTENNEYLDFVKSYIDRLFDEKDNPIGFRETEYNIDQVRICKTVLDLYAIFPEEKYKKAADRIFQQFENYPRTKEGSFWHKEFYYNQVWLDGLYMGQPFYVHYIRDFLPDKDYSDTINQFEVCRKRLYDPELKLYKHAYDEAKKMDWADRQTGRSSIVWLRAVGWYLMALVDVMEIIGPEETGYPVLQDLLTEALEGLMPYRHESGMWYQVVDQGGRENNYLETSGTCMASYAMLKGVRMEILPQEYRKRGLESLEGTVEQYLHKKDGEILIGGICRSAGLGMHPEAQYMRDGSYDYYTTGEQVVENNGHGVAPLFMAYAESLRISEI; translated from the coding sequence ATGAATACAAATCTTATGAATGAATTCACCCGGCAGTACATGAAGGCGGAGGGAAAATGGTTCGACCTTCGCTGGCATTATGTTCCCGGATGTATCATGAAAAGCTATCTCGATCTGTACGAAGTCACGGAGAATAACGAGTACCTGGATTTCGTAAAATCCTATATAGACCGGCTCTTTGACGAGAAGGATAATCCCATCGGTTTCAGGGAAACCGAATACAATATTGATCAAGTACGGATCTGCAAGACCGTACTCGACCTTTACGCCATCTTTCCGGAAGAGAAGTATAAAAAGGCTGCAGACCGAATTTTTCAGCAGTTCGAGAACTATCCCCGCACAAAGGAGGGGAGTTTCTGGCACAAGGAGTTCTACTACAACCAGGTATGGCTTGACGGACTCTACATGGGGCAGCCCTTCTACGTGCACTACATCAGGGATTTTCTGCCCGATAAGGACTATTCCGATACCATAAACCAGTTCGAGGTGTGCAGAAAACGGCTCTACGATCCGGAGCTCAAACTCTACAAGCACGCCTATGATGAGGCAAAGAAGATGGACTGGGCGGACAGGCAGACCGGTCGCTCTTCCATTGTCTGGCTCAGGGCCGTCGGATGGTACCTGATGGCCCTGGTGGACGTCATGGAAATCATCGGCCCCGAAGAAACAGGATACCCGGTTTTGCAGGATCTGCTGACCGAAGCCCTTGAAGGACTCATGCCCTATCGCCACGAAAGCGGAATGTGGTACCAGGTTGTCGACCAGGGCGGCAGGGAGAACAACTATCTGGAAACCAGCGGAACCTGCATGGCCTCATATGCCATGTTGAAGGGAGTGCGCATGGAGATCCTCCCGCAGGAGTACCGGAAACGGGGACTTGAATCCCTCGAGGGTACAGTGGAGCAGTACCTGCATAAAAAAGACGGTGAGATCCTAATCGGCGGCATCTGCCGCAGCGCCGGTCTCGGAATGCATCCGGAGGCACAATACATGAGAGATGGAAGCTACGACTATTACACCACCGGGGAACAGGTAGTCGAGAACAACGGTCACGGGGTTGCTCCCCTTTTTATGGCCTATGCAGAGTCTCTCAGGATCTCAGAAATATAA
- a CDS encoding sodium-translocating pyrophosphatase produces MDVNILACALFAVLIMSLVSLIYGIYKTRWIFRQPVENEKLLRISGYVSNGAMTFLGREYRVLIPFVLMVAVFLALANRGQLGFQALTFTLGAACSALAGFIGMKVATASNARTTSAAEKGLAPALLLSFTGGSVMGLSVVGLALLGLFAVLSAVIIIFTGRQTQAMTDIGLPLLTGFSMGASSIALFTRVGGGIYTKAADIGADLVGKLEANIPEDDPRNPATIADNVGDNVGDVAGMGADLFESYVGTIVGCIILGQTAIVSPEIRTELVALPLLLSALGVVGSIIGIRLVGRGSGISPQASLNRGSYTAALIAALGAYPLFWYILGDHRVGQAGFNQIYLSFIVGLVAGVGIGMLTEYFTGMNRGPVNAIVKACETGPATTIITGIGIGMRSSFLTILIISAVLMLSYLMAGLYGLGISALGMLCTLGIQLAVDAYGPIADNAGGLAEMAELPPEVRSVTDRLDAVGNTTAAIGKGFAIGSAALTAVILFVAFKEQAGIESIDLTDPTVLVGLFLGAAIPYLFSSMAMGAIGRAAFAMIQEVRRQFREKPGILSGKDAPDYNRCIDISTSSALTEMVAPGLVAALAPIAVGFLGGTRMLMGLLAGTTVSGVILSIFMANSGGAWDNAKKSIEEGASEGKGSASHKASIVGDTVGDPFKDTAGPSLNILIKMMAIISLVIAPLLKSYWN; encoded by the coding sequence ATGGATGTAAACATACTTGCCTGTGCTCTGTTTGCTGTTCTGATTATGTCCCTGGTTTCTCTGATCTACGGAATTTACAAGACCCGCTGGATTTTCAGGCAGCCGGTGGAGAATGAAAAGCTTCTTCGGATAAGCGGGTATGTTTCCAACGGCGCAATGACCTTTCTCGGCCGGGAGTATCGGGTTCTGATTCCCTTTGTACTGATGGTTGCGGTTTTCCTGGCCCTGGCCAACCGAGGACAGCTCGGGTTTCAGGCCCTGACTTTTACACTGGGGGCGGCATGCTCCGCCCTTGCCGGGTTTATCGGTATGAAGGTAGCCACCGCCTCCAATGCCCGCACGACAAGCGCCGCCGAGAAGGGGCTCGCCCCCGCCCTGCTTCTCTCCTTTACCGGCGGAAGTGTCATGGGCCTGAGCGTGGTGGGACTTGCCCTTCTGGGGCTATTTGCCGTGCTTTCCGCGGTGATAATCATCTTTACCGGCCGGCAGACCCAGGCCATGACGGATATAGGGCTTCCCCTTTTGACGGGCTTTTCCATGGGAGCCTCCTCAATCGCCCTCTTTACCCGGGTGGGTGGAGGCATATATACGAAGGCCGCCGACATCGGGGCCGATCTTGTGGGAAAGCTTGAGGCCAATATCCCGGAGGACGATCCCCGTAATCCTGCCACCATAGCCGATAATGTGGGGGATAATGTGGGAGACGTCGCCGGTATGGGAGCGGACCTCTTCGAGTCCTATGTGGGTACCATTGTCGGTTGTATTATCCTCGGTCAGACTGCAATTGTCTCTCCGGAGATCAGGACGGAACTTGTGGCCCTGCCCCTGCTCCTCAGCGCCCTGGGAGTCGTCGGGTCGATCATCGGCATCCGGCTTGTGGGCCGGGGGTCCGGCATCTCTCCCCAGGCCTCCCTGAACCGCGGGTCCTATACCGCAGCCCTGATCGCCGCTCTTGGGGCATACCCCCTCTTCTGGTATATCCTGGGGGACCATCGTGTCGGGCAGGCGGGCTTTAACCAGATCTACCTCAGCTTTATTGTCGGTCTTGTTGCGGGTGTGGGTATCGGAATGCTGACCGAGTATTTTACCGGCATGAACCGCGGCCCGGTCAATGCCATCGTCAAGGCCTGCGAAACCGGCCCGGCCACCACCATTATTACCGGTATCGGAATCGGCATGCGGTCCAGCTTTCTGACAATCCTGATTATCTCCGCTGTCCTGATGCTCAGCTACCTGATGGCCGGGCTCTACGGGCTGGGAATCTCCGCCCTGGGGATGCTCTGCACCCTTGGAATTCAGCTGGCGGTTGATGCCTACGGACCAATCGCCGATAATGCCGGGGGGCTTGCCGAGATGGCGGAATTGCCGCCGGAGGTGCGAAGCGTAACCGACAGGCTGGACGCCGTGGGAAACACAACGGCGGCCATCGGAAAGGGTTTTGCCATCGGTTCCGCTGCACTGACAGCAGTTATTCTCTTTGTAGCCTTCAAGGAGCAGGCGGGAATCGAGTCCATAGATCTTACCGACCCCACGGTGCTGGTGGGGCTCTTTCTGGGGGCGGCCATTCCCTATCTCTTCTCAAGCATGGCCATGGGGGCCATCGGCCGGGCAGCCTTTGCCATGATTCAGGAGGTCCGCCGGCAGTTCAGGGAGAAACCCGGGATCCTCAGCGGGAAGGATGCTCCGGATTACAACCGCTGTATCGATATCAGTACCAGCTCCGCGCTTACGGAAATGGTTGCCCCAGGCCTTGTGGCGGCCCTGGCACCGATTGCCGTCGGATTTTTGGGGGGCACCAGAATGCTGATGGGCCTCCTCGCCGGTACCACGGTATCCGGGGTAATCCTCTCCATCTTTATGGCCAATTCCGGGGGTGCCTGGGATAATGCCAAAAAGAGCATAGAAGAGGGAGCCAGCGAAGGAAAAGGCTCGGCCAGCCACAAGGCCTCCATCGTGGGAGACACCGTGGGGGATCCCTTCAAGGATACCGCCGGCCCCTCTCTGAATATTCTGATCAAGATGATGGCCATCATTTCGCTGGTTATAGCACCTCTCCTGAAAAGCTACTGGAACTAG
- a CDS encoding sugar phosphate isomerase/epimerase family protein — MKLGIRAHDMGMKESFEEVARSAGELGFESVQLVLHKAVRNARHQAGELSPEYCSRIRRAFEGQGLEIALLGAYFNWFHDEGARGKAKYIDHLRHAKAMGSPMVGTEVQGVRKDRWGSIPENESPEAWSLVIETAGELAEAAQEAGVLAGIEGACSHVLSTPRKVLELTEQAGPEGFALIFDLFNFLNQHNYTEQRRIIDEALELYGEKLAVVHCKDFVPKKDSLEQVPPGEGLFDYPYLIRRLKSLGRDDMHLIFEGVTGDAIVSSRDHILRLMEQ, encoded by the coding sequence ATGAAACTCGGCATCCGGGCCCACGATATGGGCATGAAGGAGTCCTTTGAGGAGGTCGCCAGATCCGCAGGGGAACTGGGGTTTGAATCGGTTCAGCTCGTCCTTCACAAGGCCGTAAGAAATGCCCGTCATCAGGCGGGGGAGCTTTCCCCGGAGTACTGCAGCCGCATACGAAGGGCCTTTGAAGGGCAGGGCCTGGAAATCGCCCTGCTGGGAGCCTACTTCAACTGGTTCCACGATGAGGGTGCCCGGGGGAAAGCCAAATACATCGACCATCTGCGCCATGCAAAGGCGATGGGAAGCCCCATGGTCGGAACCGAGGTCCAGGGGGTGCGGAAGGACCGCTGGGGTAGCATCCCTGAAAACGAAAGCCCGGAAGCCTGGTCCCTGGTGATTGAGACAGCAGGAGAGCTTGCTGAAGCTGCACAGGAAGCCGGTGTTCTGGCAGGTATCGAAGGAGCCTGCTCCCATGTCCTTTCCACCCCGCGAAAGGTTCTTGAGCTGACCGAACAGGCCGGTCCGGAGGGTTTTGCCCTGATCTTCGACCTCTTCAATTTCCTGAATCAGCATAACTACACGGAACAGCGGCGGATCATCGATGAAGCTCTGGAGCTGTACGGTGAAAAACTGGCGGTGGTCCACTGCAAGGACTTTGTGCCGAAAAAGGATTCTCTTGAGCAGGTTCCCCCGGGGGAAGGCCTTTTCGACTACCCCTATCTGATACGGAGGCTGAAAAGCCTTGGCCGGGACGATATGCACCTGATATTCGAGGGAGTCACCGGAGACGCCATAGTAAGCAGCCGGGACCATATTCTCCGTCTTATGGAGCAGTAG